Genomic segment of Agrobacterium larrymoorei:
CAGAGCCGCCAGATTGGCCACATACCAGCCAAACATCGATTGCTCGCTGACAGACGTTGCGCGATAGCGCCGAGGCCTTGCCGTGGGGCGCCCAACCTTTTCCACGTAGCGGTAGATTTCTAGCTGATCGAGGTAGTTCTGCACGGTATTGCGGCTTGCAATGCCGTTTGGCGTTACGAACTCACGCAGTTGCGCCACCGTGAAGCCCTGCTGCCCCTCTTCGATATTCAGCGCCATGCCGATCTGCGTCATCAACCATTTCTGGTGGGCAGACAGAAGCCGGGCTATCCGTGGGTTTTCGTTGAAACTTCCTCTCAGCATCCGCGCCAAATTCCTCACCGCGGCCAGAAGACCAGGATGAGCAACAAGTTCTTCATGCGAATATCTCATGCGCGGTCCCAGAGAACGCCTGCGGGGCAGGACGACAGACAATAATTCATAAGAAAGAAATCAAACAGGAGAACGCATGGATTCGTTCCCTCGGCCTGACGCTTGCCAGACGCTTTTATGTGCAGTTCCCCAACCACAATATGCCACCCAAAGTTACCTCGCCTTCCTCCCACACCCTCATACCATATTTGTTCAAAATAGAACAAAATTTTAATGAAATTTCACAGGTGTTTTTTTGCAGGCGGTAGCCGCTAGCCTTGAGGTGTCGAGGCTTTTCTTGCAGCCTTGCGCTGCAGGCCGAGCTGATGCTCCCGGAAGATGATAAAGATGCCCGCACAAATGACGATGGAGGTGCCGATCAGCATCGTAATCGTCGGCACATCACCGAAGAGAAAATAGGAAACGCAGATACCGAGCAGGATGGAGCTGTATTCGAACGGCGCGATGGTCGACACTTCCGCGTGCCTGTAACTTTCCGTCAGCAGGATTTGAGCGATGCCGCCCGCAATGCCCGATGAGATGAGAAGCACTGCCTGCTTAAGGCTTAACCACTCCCAGCCGAAGGGCATGCTGATTGCGGAAATAAGTGCGCCCGTCAGCGAGAAATACAGAACGATGGTCGCCGTCTTTTCCGTCACGACCAGTTGGCGCACCTGAACCATGGCAAGGCCACCCAGGATGGCCCCGGTCAGCACGGCCAGTGCTCCGATGCCTTCAGCCGCGGCAAAACCGCCCTGCTGCAACAATGTCATCTTGGGCCAGAGAATGATGATGACGCCGATCATGCCCACCAGCACCGCCGAGCAGCGGTAGATCCGCACCTTCTCGCCCAGCATAAGCGCGGCAAAAACCACGGCCATCAGCGGCGAGGCATAGCCGATCGCAATGAACTCCGGCAGCGGCAGCAAGGTCAGCCCGTAAAAACCGCAGATCATGGACAGAATGCCAAGAAAACCGCGTTTGAAATGGCCGAACAGATTTTCGGTGTGAAAAGCACTGCGAAGACTGCGCAGCCACATCAGGTAAATAACGATGGGGATGATGGCGAAGGCCGAACGGAAAAAGCTGATCTGTCCCGCTGGAACATCTGGTCCGGCAGCCTTGATGCAGGTCTGCATCACGAGAAAAAAGGCAACGGATGTCAGCTTGAAACTTATTCCCCGGATGGGGTTGTAGATGTCGGCACTCATCGGGATTTTAATGATCGAGGTTCGCTGGCGCGGGCCAGTTTCGTTAAACTTTGGACCCGAAGCGCATGCACAGCAGATCGATTGACGCAAATCATTAGATCACGCTGAACAGTCTCGGTAAACCGATTATCGATGCACGAGATGCAATTGCTATAACAATGGGCTTAAAGCTTAAAATTAAAGCAAAGATGAGACTGCAACTTCAAGCAGTGATGTTGAAAGCAATTATTAACCAAGAAGCACTCTACTTTACTACAGTAAATTCGACCCGTTCAAAATCAAACTGGCGCGGTTAGTCATTATAATCGATAATAACTTTTAGAGCGGCAATCCTATGACCAGCGCAGCACAGGCAATCCAGAAAGGGTCGCTTCCTCCGGCCACACCGCGCACCATGCGCGTGGTTACGGATGGAATGTCCAACGATCTCAAGCGGTTCAGCAAGGATAACAGCCACATCGTCAAGCAGATCAGGCTCCTGGCCATCAATGCCCTGATCGAGGCGGCCAGAGCGGGTGATGCAGGAAAAGGTTTCTCCGTCGTCGCCAACGAAGTGCAGCGGCTGGCGCAGATCGCGTCCGATATTTCTTCCACTTTCGAGCATAATGTGCTCAGCCGCATCGGTCTCAGCCGGGATATGGCTGAGGCGCTGGTGGAGGAGATGGAGGGTGTGCGCCTGATGGACACCGCTCAGACGCTGGTGCAACTCATCGTGCGCAACCTCTTCGAACGCACGGCCGATGTGCGCTGGTGGGCAACGGATACGGCTCTGTGGCAGGCCTTGCAGCAGCCGAATGAGGCGAATGTCGCCTTCGCGTCGGAGCGTCTCGGCGTCATCAACCGTTTCTACACGGTCTATATCGATCTGGTCATGACCGACCTTCGCGGCAACGTCATCGGCTCCGCCAATCCCCGCTTCCAGCGCAGTCTTCAGGGCCGCAGCCTGAAGCTGGAGCCCTGGTTTATCGCAGCCTCGCAATGCCGCAGCGGCGATGAATATATTGTCGATCAGGTGAAAAGCAGTCCTTTGCATGATGACCGGGACGTGCTGGTCTATGCCACCGGCATTCGTGAAGACGGCAAAAATGACGGCCCGCTGGTCGGCACCCTCGGCGTTTATTTCGACTGGCAGGATCAGGGTCGCTCCATCGTGGAGAAGGAAGCCAATCTTCCACCGCAAGTGGCGCAGCGAACCAAGGTCATGCTGATCGATGGAGACATGCGGGTCATCGCCAGCAACGATCCCGTTCTCCGTTTCTCGCGCTATCCTTTACAGAATCAATCCGGCGCCATGCGCGGCAGTTATTATGATGGCGCAGGCTCCATCGTCGCCTTCGCCAAGACGCTGGGATATGAGGATTATGACGGCCTAGGCTGGTATGGCGTGATCGTACAGCAGACGGAAAACGAAGATATTATTCGCGATCTTCTTGGGATGAAGGCGTAACAGTGCACGAACATCCAAGACCACAGTCGAAACTATCACCGTGAAACCGCTCTTTTGCGAAATCTGCCAGACAAGTTTTGCGGAGAAGCTTCGACTTATATTAAATTGATAACCAAAAGACCGTTTTGGCATAATATAGTTCGAGCGCCGCCATAATTTCAGTAATCGTTCAACATTTCATGGAATGATGTGCCAATGCGAGACACATCCGGCGGCGCATGGATACGTATGTCTGGCAACAACCCTTGAGGACGGCATGTCCTTCGCCTCTCCCATGATGGTGATGCGTATCAACAAGTTTACTTTCAGCCATCGTGTCCGCATGATGGTCAGGCAGCGGCAGACGCAAGGTTCATTCAGGAATAGTTATGCGAACAGATACAGGCCAGATTGTTCAACTGGCGGATTATCGCCCAACCGATTTCGTCCTTGAACGGGTTGACCTCACATTCGAACTTGATCCCACGAATACCAAGGTCGAGGCGCGGCTGATTTTCCATCGCCGTGAAGGCGCCGACAAGGCCGCTCCTTTGGTATTGGATGGCGATGAACTGACGCTTTCCAGCGTTCTTCTGGATCAGATCGAAATTCCAGCCGCGCAATATGACGTGACGCCGGATAGCCTGACGATCCGCGATCTGCCGGAAGAAACGCCGTTCGAAATCTGCGTCACGAACTACATCAACCCGGAAACCAATACCCAGTTGATGGGTCTTTACCGCACCAATGGCGTTTATTGCACGCAGTGCGAGTCCGAAGGCTTCCGCCGCATCACCTATTTCCCGGACCGCCCGGATGTGCTGGCACCCTACACCATCACCATCATTGCCGCGAAGGAAGGAAACACGTTCCTTCT
This window contains:
- a CDS encoding DMT family transporter, giving the protein MSADIYNPIRGISFKLTSVAFFLVMQTCIKAAGPDVPAGQISFFRSAFAIIPIVIYLMWLRSLRSAFHTENLFGHFKRGFLGILSMICGFYGLTLLPLPEFIAIGYASPLMAVVFAALMLGEKVRIYRCSAVLVGMIGVIIILWPKMTLLQQGGFAAAEGIGALAVLTGAILGGLAMVQVRQLVVTEKTATIVLYFSLTGALISAISMPFGWEWLSLKQAVLLISSGIAGGIAQILLTESYRHAEVSTIAPFEYSSILLGICVSYFLFGDVPTITMLIGTSIVICAGIFIIFREHQLGLQRKAARKASTPQG
- a CDS encoding methyl-accepting chemotaxis protein, which produces MTSAAQAIQKGSLPPATPRTMRVVTDGMSNDLKRFSKDNSHIVKQIRLLAINALIEAARAGDAGKGFSVVANEVQRLAQIASDISSTFEHNVLSRIGLSRDMAEALVEEMEGVRLMDTAQTLVQLIVRNLFERTADVRWWATDTALWQALQQPNEANVAFASERLGVINRFYTVYIDLVMTDLRGNVIGSANPRFQRSLQGRSLKLEPWFIAASQCRSGDEYIVDQVKSSPLHDDRDVLVYATGIREDGKNDGPLVGTLGVYFDWQDQGRSIVEKEANLPPQVAQRTKVMLIDGDMRVIASNDPVLRFSRYPLQNQSGAMRGSYYDGAGSIVAFAKTLGYEDYDGLGWYGVIVQQTENEDIIRDLLGMKA